Within the Gloeobacter kilaueensis JS1 genome, the region AGACGCCGGGGATCGTCGATGTGATCGTCGATCCGCTCTTAGGCCAGCCGCAGTTTGCGATCGCCATCGACCGCGCCCAGGCGGCCCGCTACGGCCTCAACGTCGAGGATCTGCGCAAACTGGTCGAGATCGCCGTCGCCGGTAAGGCCGCCACCGAGGTGATCGAGGGCGAGCGCCGCTTCGATCTGGTCGTCCGCCTCTCCGCTCCCTTTCGATCGAGCGAGCAGGCTCTGGGTCGCGTGCTCATCGATACCCCAGGCGGTGCCAAAATTCCGCTTTCCCAGGTGGCCTCGCTGCGGGAGGTAAACGGAGCCACCCAGATCTGGCGGGAGGCAGGTTATCGCCTCGCCACAATCCGCGCCAACGTCCGGGGCCGGGATCTGGCAACGGCGGTGGCCGATGCCCAGCGCCGGGTCGAATCGACGGTGACGTTCCCGGAGGGCTACCGGATCATCTGGTCGGGCGAATTTCAGCGCCAGCGCGACGCGAGTGCCCAGCTGGCCGTCGTGCTGCCGCTCACGATGGCGGTGATCCTCTCGGTGCTCTGGTTTGCCTTCCGGCGGGTGCGCTCGGCCCTGGTCGTCTTTGCGGTGGTGCCCCTCGCCTCGATCGGCGGCGTGCTGGCGCTGTGGCTGAGCGGCACTTACTTTTCGATCTCGGCGGGCGTCGGCTTTATTGCCCTTTTTGGGATCGCCGTCCAGGACGGCATCTTGCTCGTCACCTTCATCAACAAGCTTCTGGCCGCTGGGCTGGAGCGCAAGAAGGCCGTCTATGAGGGAGCGCTCCTGCGGCTCAGGCCGGTGCTGATTACCGCTACGGTCGCTTCGCTGGGCCTGGTACCGGCGGCCACCTCCAACGAGATCGGTGCCCAGACCCAGCGGCCCTTTGCCCTCGTGATTATCGGTGGTCTGGTGACAGCGACGATCACGACTCTCTTTGTTTTGCCTGCGCTCTACCGGTTGTTTGCTCCCCAGACTCTGCCGCAACCGGCGGGCCGTCCCCGCTCCGCCGTGGAGGTCGCCTCCGAATGAAACGGGTTCTTGCAGTTATTGCCGCTCTGCTCGTCGCCGGTTGCAGCGCCCAGGCCGAAAATCCGGCTCCAAGGCCCGTCGTCGCCACCGCCGGTGGCCCGGTGCGCGTCCGCCTGGACCCCGCCCAACTCGCCCGCGCCCAGATCACCACCGCCACGGCCCAAAAGCGCCGCCTGGGCCTGCAGGTGCTGACCGGCGGCCAGGTGCAGAGTGCCGCCAACCGCACGCTGCAGGTGGCGACGGCGGTCGATGGCCTCATCGAGCGGGTGAACGTCCAGGCGGGCGACCGGGTGCAGGCAGGCCAGGTGCTGGCGGTGCTCAAATCCAACGACGTGAGCCAGATCGAATCGGAATTGATGCAGCAGGTGCTCGAACTGCAGGCCGATCGCCAGCAGGCGGTCGTCCAGGTAAACCTCACCAGGAGCCAGCGCGACCGCGAGCGCAAGCTCTTTGACGATCGCATCGGCTCGCGCGCCGACTACGAGGTGGCCCAGAGCGAGTACCAGAAAGCCCTCGCTGCCCTCACAGGTATCGACAGCAAGCGCACTGCCCTCATCACCGCCACCGCCGAACGGTTGCGCCTGCTCGGGGCACTGCCGGGCGAAGCGGTGCGGGTCGTGGGCGAGCGGCGCGTGGA harbors:
- a CDS encoding efflux RND transporter periplasmic adaptor subunit, yielding MKRVLAVIAALLVAGCSAQAENPAPRPVVATAGGPVRVRLDPAQLARAQITTATAQKRRLGLQVLTGGQVQSAANRTLQVATAVDGLIERVNVQAGDRVQAGQVLAVLKSNDVSQIESELMQQVLELQADRQQAVVQVNLTRSQRDRERKLFDDRIGSRADYEVAQSEYQKALAALTGIDSKRTALITATAERLRLLGALPGEAVRVVGERRVDDRVYIRARRSGIVTERSVNPGELVDADDSKPMFAVADLSEVWLVGQVFEQDIPRVHTGLPVSVRIDSYPGKTFTGRLDYVAAALDPDTRTLAVRATVYNREGRLKPAMFARMTIATGSVQVLSVPAEAVQKSGEIYVAYVPVSGDTFEERPLKLGRTIGNYVEVLAGLKPGEPVVVRGSLQLQGQAQQLAS